A single window of Candidatus Paceibacterota bacterium DNA harbors:
- a CDS encoding glutaredoxin family protein, which yields MKDVIIYSTPTCHFCHMAKDFFNANGVKFTDKNAASDMTARKEAVEKSGQMGVPVIDIGGKIIVGFNEPELRKALSL from the coding sequence ATGAAAGACGTAATAATCTACTCAACTCCAACCTGCCACTTCTGTCATATGGCGAAAGATTTTTTCAACGCAAATGGCGTAAAATTTACCGATAAAAATGCTGCGAGTGATATGACTGCGCGCAAAGAAGCAGTTGAAAAATCAGGACAAATGGGAGTGCCTGTTATTGATATTGGAGGAAAAATAATCGTCGGCTTTAACGAACCAGAACTCCGAAAGGCTCTTAGTCTCTAA
- a CDS encoding ABC transporter ATP-binding protein, which translates to MQLLWKYVKKQRWLLVGTLALATINQGFSLLDPQIFRIIVDRYATQAASYTHSGFLRGVLLLLLASIGVALVSRIAKNFQDYYANVITQRVGTEMYSESVAHTFALPYAIFEDERSGEMLQKLQKARLDAQTLIMSAIGSIFIALVGIIFVIIYALNVHWSVGLVYILIIPVLGTVTFTISRKIKRAQKNIVIETANLAGSTTETIRNVEMVKSLGLEEQEITRLNIVNQKILTLELKKIKLIRTLSFIQGTCINALRSSLLLLMLWLIWNSAITVGEFFSLFIYSFFIFNPLGELANVFAQFQEASASLAAVAELLSRQVAPVPLSPVRLKSLESIEFKNVDFAYSGARSSAVSGINLKVHVGETVAFVGPSGSGKSTLVKLVLGLYQPEKGSLSFNTVNASKIDFEALRSRVGLVAQETQLFSGTIRDNLLFVKTDATDEECLLALSFAQATTILERSGQGLDTKIGEGGVKVSGGERQRLAIARALLRKPELIIFDEATSSLDSITEKEITDTIQSVEIAAKGVMQILVAHRLSTIAHAKRIYVLEKGKIIEEGTHESLLKKKGLYAALWREQSPTN; encoded by the coding sequence ATGCAACTTCTCTGGAAATACGTAAAAAAACAAAGATGGCTTCTGGTGGGGACTTTAGCTTTGGCGACAATAAACCAGGGTTTTTCGCTTTTGGATCCGCAAATTTTCCGGATCATTGTTGATAGATATGCGACCCAGGCGGCGAGCTACACCCATTCCGGATTTCTTCGGGGTGTTCTTCTTCTTCTCCTTGCTTCGATCGGCGTTGCGCTTGTCTCGCGAATTGCTAAAAATTTCCAAGATTATTATGCGAACGTGATAACTCAAAGGGTGGGAACTGAAATGTACAGCGAATCCGTCGCTCATACTTTTGCCCTGCCCTACGCTATTTTTGAGGATGAAAGAAGCGGGGAGATGCTCCAGAAACTTCAGAAAGCCCGTCTTGATGCTCAAACGCTCATTATGAGTGCGATTGGAAGCATTTTCATCGCACTCGTTGGGATTATTTTTGTGATCATCTACGCACTCAATGTGCACTGGTCAGTTGGGCTCGTCTATATTCTTATCATTCCGGTGCTTGGAACGGTAACCTTCACTATTTCAAGGAAGATCAAACGGGCGCAGAAAAATATCGTCATCGAAACTGCAAATCTTGCCGGTTCGACGACAGAGACGATTCGAAACGTCGAGATGGTGAAAAGTTTGGGACTTGAAGAACAAGAGATCACTCGCCTTAATATTGTAAATCAAAAGATCCTCACCCTCGAACTTAAGAAAATAAAACTTATTCGCACCTTAAGCTTTATTCAAGGCACATGCATCAATGCCCTTCGTTCTTCGCTTCTTCTCCTTATGCTTTGGCTCATCTGGAATTCTGCCATCACGGTCGGAGAATTTTTCAGCCTCTTTATCTACTCATTCTTTATTTTCAACCCGCTTGGTGAACTCGCAAACGTTTTCGCACAATTTCAGGAAGCCAGCGCAAGCCTCGCTGCCGTAGCGGAGCTCCTTTCTCGCCAAGTTGCTCCGGTTCCTCTTTCTCCCGTGCGACTCAAATCACTTGAATCAATTGAATTTAAAAATGTTGACTTTGCTTACTCGGGAGCTCGAAGTTCGGCTGTTTCGGGGATTAACTTAAAAGTACATGTCGGGGAAACAGTCGCTTTTGTGGGCCCTTCTGGTTCCGGCAAATCGACTCTCGTAAAGCTTGTGCTTGGCCTTTACCAACCGGAGAAAGGTTCTCTTTCCTTCAATACTGTAAACGCGTCCAAGATCGATTTCGAGGCATTACGAAGTCGTGTCGGGCTTGTTGCGCAGGAGACCCAGCTTTTTTCAGGAACCATTCGAGATAATCTTTTATTCGTGAAAACTGACGCTACAGATGAAGAGTGTCTTTTAGCGCTTTCTTTTGCTCAAGCCACAACTATTTTAGAGAGGAGCGGGCAAGGACTCGATACAAAGATCGGCGAAGGAGGAGTGAAAGTTTCAGGAGGAGAACGCCAGCGTCTCGCTATCGCTCGTGCGCTTCTTCGAAAGCCGGAACTTATTATTTTCGATGAAGCGACTTCGAGCCTCGATTCGATTACTGAAAAAGAAATTACGGACACGATTCAGAGCGTCGAGATCGCGGCAAAAGGAGTTATGCAAATTCTAGTTGCTCACAGGCTTTCAACAATTGCCCACGCAAAGAGAATTTACGTCTTAGAAAAAGGCAAAATTATTGAAGAAGGGACGCACGAATCACTCCTTAAGAAAAAAGGATTGTACGCTGCTTTGTGGAGAGAGCAGTCGCCGACGAATTAG
- a CDS encoding Glu/Leu/Phe/Val dehydrogenase — protein sequence MANSPFNNYLVRLKSASTLLGLSGKEFKTLSTPNNVIEKDIEIERDNGQIESLKAYRVQFNNARGPYKGGIRFHPKANLNEVKALALGMAVKCAVVGIPMGGGKGGVEFDPKQYSSKEIEAVSRAWMRAMAEHVGSRKDIPAPDVYTNGAIMSYMLDEYEKIVGYSDPGMITGKPLSLGGSLGRDTATAQGGVYVLEELVNTLGLRRKDLRVAVQGFGNAGYHAASILHGLGYRIVGLSDSKGGIWSARGLDPEEVNAVKEERNAVTEFYCKGTVCDMDKLMHDEAKIYSEKDFVTCPCDILIPAALDNAIDAKNAKNVKAKIILELANDPTTPEADLILAKKRAIVVPDVLANAGGVTVSYFEWVQNITGQRWTEEEVRDKLKPIMLKAFESVWRLSKEKKLTLRNAAYFVAVEKIAAAMRDRGSFL from the coding sequence ATGGCCAATTCACCGTTCAACAACTATCTCGTAAGGCTTAAGAGCGCCTCGACCCTTTTGGGTCTTTCTGGCAAGGAATTCAAGACTCTTTCAACACCCAATAATGTCATCGAAAAAGATATCGAAATCGAGCGCGACAATGGCCAGATCGAGAGCCTCAAAGCCTACCGAGTTCAGTTTAATAATGCTCGCGGTCCTTATAAAGGTGGCATCCGTTTTCATCCAAAGGCAAATTTGAATGAAGTAAAAGCACTCGCTTTAGGAATGGCAGTAAAATGTGCGGTTGTGGGAATTCCGATGGGAGGAGGCAAGGGCGGAGTAGAATTTGATCCCAAGCAATACTCCTCAAAAGAAATTGAAGCTGTTTCCCGCGCGTGGATGAGGGCGATGGCAGAGCATGTCGGAAGCAGAAAAGATATTCCAGCTCCAGATGTCTACACCAACGGCGCGATTATGTCATACATGCTTGATGAATATGAAAAGATTGTCGGTTACAGCGATCCCGGAATGATCACGGGCAAACCGCTTTCTCTTGGAGGAAGTCTGGGGCGTGACACCGCAACCGCACAAGGGGGCGTGTACGTTTTGGAGGAACTTGTAAATACACTTGGTTTAAGGAGAAAAGATCTGCGCGTTGCAGTGCAAGGATTTGGAAATGCTGGATATCATGCGGCATCAATTTTACACGGACTTGGCTATAGAATTGTGGGTCTTTCTGATAGTAAAGGAGGAATTTGGAGCGCTCGCGGACTTGATCCGGAAGAAGTAAATGCGGTGAAAGAAGAGCGTAATGCTGTCACTGAATTTTATTGCAAGGGAACTGTGTGCGATATGGATAAACTTATGCACGATGAAGCGAAGATCTATAGTGAAAAAGATTTCGTAACGTGCCCCTGTGATATTCTGATTCCTGCTGCTCTCGACAATGCGATCGATGCGAAAAATGCTAAAAACGTCAAAGCGAAAATCATTCTCGAACTCGCAAATGATCCGACAACGCCAGAAGCCGATCTTATCTTGGCGAAAAAGCGGGCGATTGTTGTACCGGATGTTTTGGCAAACGCTGGGGGAGTAACGGTTTCCTATTTTGAGTGGGTACAAAATATTACTGGCCAAAGATGGACTGAAGAAGAGGTTCGAGACAAGCTGAAGCCGATCATGCTCAAAGCTTTTGAAAGCGTCTGGCGCCTTTCAAAAGAGAAAAAGTTGACCCTTCGT